One Mycolicibacterium goodii genomic region harbors:
- a CDS encoding NtaA/DmoA family FMN-dependent monooxygenase (This protein belongs to a clade of FMN-dependent monooxygenases, within a broader family of flavin-dependent oxidoreductases, the luciferase-like monooxygenase (LMM) family, some of whose members use coenzyme F420 rather than FMN.), translating to MKDKKFHLGWFMNFTSDMWTGPFEQAGGAPWDGQFYVEMAKNLERAGFDFIMMEDKLAVSEAFGGTKEAVLKHAFGMVPKHDPAPLATLISANTQHLGVVATLSTLGYPPFLLARLCSTIDHISHGRFGWNIVTSAENAAAQNFGLDELPPREDRYAMADEYMDLVYQLWDSWEPDAVVIDRERGVHTDFTKVHEINFHGKYYKCRGPLNTAPSPQGRPTFLQAGGSPRGRDFAAKHADAIITLADGVDGMKAYREDIRGRAAAQGRDPDEVKVMYLVVPTLGETTEEAAARRERMITSQAFAEQSLSLLSSITDIDFAEFDLDAPLPHLTTNGEQGSLDKFQQSGSGKTLRQLVYESAEFSSSYPLLGTPSAVADEMEWLMDEVGGDGFLITLHNQGVSRRHVIEVTDGLVPELQRRGVVRTEYTQKTLRETLREF from the coding sequence GTGAAAGACAAGAAGTTTCATCTCGGCTGGTTCATGAACTTCACCTCGGACATGTGGACCGGGCCGTTCGAACAGGCCGGCGGTGCCCCGTGGGACGGGCAGTTCTACGTCGAGATGGCCAAGAACCTCGAACGTGCGGGTTTCGACTTCATCATGATGGAGGACAAGCTCGCGGTCTCCGAGGCCTTCGGTGGCACCAAGGAGGCTGTGCTCAAACACGCATTCGGCATGGTTCCCAAGCACGACCCGGCGCCGCTGGCGACGCTGATCAGCGCGAACACGCAGCACCTCGGGGTCGTGGCCACCCTGTCGACGCTCGGATATCCGCCGTTCCTGCTGGCGCGGCTGTGCTCGACCATCGACCACATCTCGCACGGCCGGTTCGGCTGGAACATCGTGACCAGCGCCGAGAACGCGGCCGCCCAGAACTTCGGACTCGACGAGTTGCCGCCGCGTGAGGACCGCTACGCGATGGCCGACGAATACATGGATCTCGTTTACCAGCTGTGGGATTCGTGGGAGCCGGATGCCGTCGTCATCGACCGCGAGCGTGGTGTGCACACCGACTTCACCAAGGTGCACGAGATCAACTTCCACGGCAAGTACTACAAGTGCCGCGGCCCGCTCAACACCGCGCCGTCGCCGCAGGGGCGGCCGACGTTCCTGCAGGCCGGCGGATCCCCGCGCGGCCGGGACTTCGCGGCCAAGCATGCCGACGCGATCATCACGCTCGCCGACGGTGTCGACGGGATGAAGGCCTACCGCGAGGACATCCGCGGTCGGGCGGCGGCGCAGGGCCGTGATCCCGATGAGGTCAAGGTCATGTACCTCGTGGTCCCGACGCTCGGGGAGACCACCGAGGAGGCGGCGGCGCGGCGCGAACGGATGATCACCTCGCAGGCGTTCGCCGAGCAGTCACTGTCGCTGCTCTCGTCGATCACCGACATCGACTTCGCCGAGTTCGACCTCGACGCACCCCTGCCGCATCTGACCACCAACGGTGAACAGGGCTCGCTCGACAAGTTCCAGCAGTCCGGTTCCGGCAAGACCCTGCGGCAACTCGTGTACGAGTCCGCCGAGTTCTCGTCGTCCTATCCGCTGCTCGGCACGCCGTCCGCCGTCGCCGACGAGATGGAATGGCTCATGGACGAGGTGGGTGGCGACGGCTTCCTGATCACGCTGCACAACCAGGGCGTGAGCCGCAGGCATGTCATCGAGGTCACCGATGGTCTGGTCCCCGAACTTCAGCGGCGCGGTGTGGTGCGCACCGAGTACACCCAGAAGACCCTGCGGGAGACGCTCCGGGAGTTCTGA
- a CDS encoding carbon-nitrogen hydrolase family protein, translating into MRTIDVAVVQEPAVAGDVAANVRRTVAILAEHSGADVVVLPELFLCGYRLDVVAGAAIGVTSAAVQELGAAAAAHDTAVVTGFAERAGDLVYNSLLCIDRTGVVAGVYRKTHLFGAECDAFEAGDRIEAIEVAGLRVGPMICFDVEFPEIARTLALSGVDLFVVSSANMHPYHHDHRVACLSRALENRTPLVYSNLVGAEAGLTFVGGSRVVSGDGEVIAECGGEVSVARCRVRPATATATDDDVDYLRHRRPELYRLT; encoded by the coding sequence ATGCGCACCATCGATGTGGCGGTGGTCCAGGAGCCCGCGGTTGCCGGCGACGTGGCCGCGAACGTGCGGCGTACGGTGGCGATCCTCGCCGAGCACTCGGGCGCGGACGTCGTCGTGCTGCCCGAGCTGTTCCTGTGCGGCTACCGCCTCGACGTCGTGGCGGGCGCCGCGATCGGGGTGACGTCGGCGGCGGTTCAAGAACTGGGTGCGGCCGCCGCCGCGCACGACACCGCCGTCGTCACCGGATTTGCCGAGCGGGCAGGCGATCTGGTGTACAACTCGCTGCTGTGCATCGACCGCACGGGTGTGGTGGCCGGTGTCTACCGCAAGACCCACCTGTTCGGTGCCGAGTGCGACGCGTTCGAGGCCGGGGACCGCATCGAGGCGATCGAGGTCGCCGGTCTCCGGGTGGGGCCGATGATCTGTTTCGATGTCGAGTTCCCCGAGATTGCGCGCACACTGGCGCTGTCGGGGGTGGACCTGTTCGTCGTGTCGTCGGCGAACATGCACCCGTACCACCACGACCACCGGGTCGCGTGCCTGTCGCGGGCGCTCGAAAACCGAACTCCGCTGGTCTATTCCAACCTCGTGGGTGCCGAGGCGGGTCTGACGTTCGTCGGCGGATCGCGGGTGGTGAGCGGTGACGGCGAGGTGATCGCCGAGTGCGGTGGCGAGGTGTCGGTGGCGAGGTGCCGGGTGAGGCCGGCTACCGCCACTGCGACCGACGATGACGTGGACTACCTGCGCCACCGCCGGCCGGAGTTGTACCGCCTGACCTGA
- a CDS encoding DUF308 domain-containing protein, with protein MASHTVQNPSSTATDDQWLQSYYLLRAAVAGVWVSAAFIVGTQVSAVAAALLLIYPAWDAFANYMDALRTGGLTRNPTQALNVAVSGVTTVAVAIGLAMSMNAVLGVFGVWASLSGIFQLATGVRRWKGHGAQWAMILSGGQSALVGVMFLKQAAAPDVPSIADIAPYAAFGALYFLISAVWLLVTEARRRLPA; from the coding sequence ATGGCAAGTCACACCGTCCAGAATCCGAGCTCCACCGCCACCGACGATCAGTGGCTGCAGTCGTACTACCTGCTGCGCGCCGCCGTCGCGGGCGTGTGGGTCTCGGCCGCCTTCATCGTCGGCACCCAGGTGTCCGCAGTCGCCGCGGCGCTGCTGCTCATCTACCCCGCGTGGGACGCCTTCGCGAACTACATGGACGCGCTGCGCACCGGCGGACTGACCCGCAACCCGACCCAGGCGCTCAACGTCGCGGTCAGCGGCGTGACCACCGTCGCGGTCGCGATCGGGCTCGCGATGAGCATGAACGCCGTCCTCGGAGTGTTCGGCGTGTGGGCGTCGCTGTCCGGGATCTTCCAGCTCGCGACCGGCGTGCGCCGTTGGAAGGGGCACGGCGCGCAGTGGGCGATGATCCTCAGCGGCGGGCAGTCCGCCCTCGTCGGCGTCATGTTTCTCAAGCAGGCAGCCGCGCCCGATGTGCCCAGCATCGCCGACATCGCACCCTATGCCGCCTTCGGCGCGCTCTACTTCCTCATCTCGGCCGTGTGGCTGCTGGTCACCGAGGCACGGCGCCGCCTGCCCGCGTGA
- a CDS encoding TetR/AcrR family transcriptional regulator: MPAATDTADEILRCARTLIVVGGYNGFSYADIAAVVGIRKASIHHHFPTKVDLVRTLLQRYRAEVEAGIAEFERRYPNPVDQLRAYVGYWESCVGDPTNSFCVCALLATQIPVLPQELVLELRAHFRALSAWLTSALDRGAKQGTVALTSTPHAEAETFMATMHGAMLSARAYGDPAIFHQITTPLIQRLAA, from the coding sequence ATGCCCGCCGCAACCGACACCGCCGACGAGATCCTCCGCTGCGCCCGCACGCTGATCGTCGTCGGTGGGTACAACGGCTTCAGCTACGCCGACATCGCCGCCGTCGTCGGCATCCGCAAGGCGAGCATCCACCACCACTTCCCCACCAAGGTCGATTTGGTCCGAACCCTGCTGCAGCGCTACCGCGCCGAGGTCGAGGCCGGCATCGCCGAGTTCGAACGCCGATATCCGAACCCCGTCGACCAGTTGCGCGCGTATGTCGGCTACTGGGAGTCGTGCGTCGGCGACCCGACCAACAGCTTCTGCGTATGTGCGCTGCTCGCGACCCAGATCCCGGTCCTGCCCCAGGAACTCGTACTGGAGTTGCGCGCACACTTCCGCGCCCTGTCCGCGTGGTTGACCTCGGCCCTCGACCGAGGCGCCAAGCAGGGCACCGTCGCTCTGACCAGCACACCCCACGCCGAGGCGGAGACCTTCATGGCGACCATGCACGGCGCGATGCTGTCGGCGCGCGCCTACGGCGACCCCGCGATCTTCCACCAGATCACCACACCGCTCATCCAACGACTCGCCGCCTGA
- a CDS encoding helix-turn-helix domain-containing protein, translated as MAARSSELAAFLRARRDTVTPEEAGLVAGADRRVRGLRREEVALLAGVSTDYYRRLEQGREAHPSVQVLNALARALRMDAPATAYLIGLVHPAPHAKIEQPNRTVSAGMQLILDHGLHVPALIVDPGLNILAMNSFATVLYSGFDQTDNLAHMVFLDAAARDFYVDWDEVATQVVGTLRAGLTAFPHDRRIIDVAEEISSGSAVFASLWAAYTVRPRTSEDKTFRHPQLGVLHLHYESMEVADAPDQRLFVYCPYENGTQVPAAPDRESRATSSALS; from the coding sequence ATGGCCGCTCGTTCCAGTGAGCTCGCAGCGTTCCTGCGGGCTCGCCGCGACACCGTGACGCCGGAGGAGGCCGGTCTGGTCGCGGGCGCGGATCGCCGGGTGCGCGGACTGCGCCGCGAAGAGGTCGCACTGCTCGCAGGCGTGAGCACGGACTACTACCGCAGGCTCGAGCAGGGCCGCGAGGCGCATCCCTCGGTGCAGGTGCTCAACGCGCTGGCCCGGGCGCTGCGCATGGACGCTCCCGCGACCGCGTACCTCATCGGGCTCGTGCACCCGGCACCGCACGCGAAGATCGAACAGCCGAATCGGACGGTGTCCGCGGGAATGCAACTGATCCTCGATCACGGCCTGCACGTGCCCGCACTCATCGTCGATCCCGGACTGAACATCCTGGCCATGAATTCCTTTGCAACCGTGCTGTACAGCGGATTCGACCAGACCGACAACCTCGCGCACATGGTCTTCCTCGATGCGGCTGCCCGCGACTTCTATGTCGACTGGGACGAGGTCGCAACCCAGGTCGTCGGAACCCTCCGCGCGGGTCTGACCGCGTTTCCCCATGACCGGCGGATCATCGACGTCGCTGAAGAAATATCCAGTGGCAGCGCAGTTTTCGCGTCGTTGTGGGCCGCGTATACCGTGCGACCCCGCACCAGCGAGGACAAGACATTCCGGCATCCCCAACTCGGCGTGCTGCACCTGCACTACGAGTCGATGGAGGTCGCCGACGCGCCCGATCAGCGGCTGTTCGTGTACTGCCCGTACGAGAACGGCACTCAGGTGCCCGCCGCACCTGACCGGGAGAGCCGGGCCACCTCGTCGGCGCTCAGCTGA
- a CDS encoding aldo/keto reductase — translation MTATVYRETFDIAGKTVSRLGFGTMRFTGRGIWGEPTDRDECIAVMRRAVELGVQFIDTANSYGPYVAEEIIREALHPYSDDIVIATKAGLTRNGPDVIDTPDGPKRIGPAAWPPVGRPEYLRQEALMSLRRLGLEQIDLFQLHRVDPQVPLADQVGELKALQDEGKIVAIGLSQVTPEQLAEARQIADIVTVQNRFNVIDRSSQAVLDVCERDGLGFIPWAPVAQGGLGGLGQAGDVLAEIARTHGCTVEQVAIAWLLHVSPVMLPIPGTSRRTHLEENLAAAELQLSADEVARLSRSGAAGT, via the coding sequence ATGACCGCCACTGTGTATCGCGAGACGTTCGACATCGCCGGAAAGACCGTGTCCCGGCTCGGTTTCGGGACGATGCGCTTCACAGGTCGCGGAATATGGGGCGAGCCCACGGACCGCGACGAGTGCATCGCCGTCATGCGGCGCGCGGTCGAACTCGGTGTGCAGTTCATCGACACCGCGAACTCCTATGGACCGTACGTCGCGGAAGAGATCATCAGAGAGGCCCTTCACCCCTATTCCGACGACATCGTCATCGCGACCAAGGCGGGGCTGACCCGCAATGGTCCGGACGTGATCGACACCCCGGACGGCCCCAAGCGCATCGGCCCCGCAGCCTGGCCGCCGGTCGGCCGTCCCGAGTACCTGCGCCAGGAGGCGCTCATGAGCCTGCGCCGGCTCGGCCTCGAGCAGATCGATCTGTTCCAACTGCACCGGGTGGATCCCCAGGTGCCGCTGGCCGATCAGGTGGGCGAACTCAAGGCTCTGCAGGACGAGGGCAAGATCGTCGCGATCGGCCTGTCACAGGTGACGCCGGAACAGCTCGCCGAGGCCCGGCAGATCGCCGACATCGTCACGGTGCAGAACCGGTTCAATGTCATCGACCGCAGCTCGCAGGCCGTGCTGGACGTCTGCGAACGCGACGGTCTCGGGTTCATCCCGTGGGCCCCGGTTGCCCAGGGTGGCCTGGGCGGACTGGGTCAGGCAGGCGACGTTCTCGCCGAGATCGCCCGTACGCACGGATGCACCGTGGAACAGGTCGCGATCGCCTGGTTGCTCCACGTGTCGCCGGTGATGCTGCCGATACCAGGCACATCCCGGCGCACGCATCTGGAGGAGAACCTGGCCGCGGCCGAGCTTCAGCTGAGCGCCGACGAGGTGGCCCGGCTCTCCCGGTCAGGTGCGGCGGGCACCTGA
- a CDS encoding MSMEG_6728 family protein, whose protein sequence is MQTFLPCSDFACTARVLDPRRLGKQRAETIQVLRALTVPGYGWRHHPAAAMWAGYEEALVRYGLVVCAEWIARGHADTSTATLLLDLQTGTGLTAAREQAELARTGDLPPWLGDKAFHLSHQSSLLRKDPAFYRPHFPDVPDDLPYVWPKSDRERRVPITKV, encoded by the coding sequence GTGCAGACTTTCCTTCCCTGTTCGGATTTCGCCTGCACCGCGCGGGTGCTCGATCCGCGAAGGCTCGGCAAGCAACGCGCCGAGACCATCCAGGTGCTGCGGGCCCTCACCGTGCCGGGATACGGGTGGCGGCACCATCCCGCCGCGGCCATGTGGGCGGGATATGAGGAGGCCTTGGTGCGGTACGGCCTCGTGGTGTGCGCGGAGTGGATCGCACGCGGTCACGCGGACACCAGCACCGCGACACTGCTCCTGGACCTGCAGACCGGAACGGGTCTGACCGCCGCGCGTGAGCAGGCGGAGTTGGCGCGCACAGGTGATCTACCACCGTGGCTGGGCGACAAGGCTTTTCATCTCAGCCACCAGTCCTCGCTGCTGCGTAAGGACCCTGCGTTCTACCGGCCCCACTTTCCCGACGTCCCCGACGATCTGCCATATGTGTGGCCGAAGTCGGACCGAGAACGCCGCGTGCCGATCACCAAGGTGTGA
- a CDS encoding APC family permease, with translation MTAEATAHEHAGDRSHTKLARKITGPLLFLFILGDVLGAGVYALMGVLAGKVGGALWAPLLAALALALLTAGSYAELVTKYPRAGGAAVFTERAFKQPLVSFLVGFSMLAAGVTSAAGLSLAFAGDYLATFVDVPSVPAAIVFLALIAALNARGISESVKSNVVMTVIELSGLLIVIIAGAVVVGGGHGDVGRLAQFQEGTAPALAVLAGAIIAYYSFVGFETSANVAEEIRNPSKVYPAALFGSLITAGVVYVLVGMASAAVLTPGELAESSGPLLDVVSASGLGVPDWVFSAIALIAVANGALLTMIMASRLTFGMAEHRLLPHVLSRVLSKRRTPWVAIVATTLVAMVLTSIGELSTLAETVVLLLLFVFMATNIAVLVLRRDTVDHDHFRVWTAVPVLGVASCVLLLTQQTAKVWMFAGILMAIGVVLYFVARAATDRTETDHTATDHTETETA, from the coding sequence ATGACGGCGGAGGCGACGGCACACGAGCACGCCGGGGATCGATCCCACACCAAGCTCGCCCGGAAGATCACCGGCCCGCTGCTGTTCCTGTTCATCCTCGGCGATGTGCTCGGGGCCGGCGTGTACGCGCTGATGGGCGTGCTGGCGGGCAAGGTCGGCGGAGCGTTGTGGGCCCCGCTGCTCGCGGCGCTCGCGCTGGCACTGCTCACCGCCGGTTCGTACGCCGAACTCGTCACGAAGTATCCGAGGGCGGGCGGTGCCGCGGTGTTCACCGAACGCGCCTTCAAACAACCCCTGGTGTCGTTCCTCGTCGGCTTCAGCATGCTCGCCGCGGGCGTGACCAGTGCGGCCGGGTTGTCGTTGGCGTTCGCCGGGGACTATCTGGCGACCTTCGTCGACGTGCCCTCGGTGCCCGCGGCGATCGTGTTCCTCGCGCTCATCGCGGCCCTCAACGCCCGCGGCATCAGTGAATCGGTCAAGAGCAACGTCGTGATGACGGTCATCGAGCTGAGCGGTCTGCTGATCGTGATCATCGCGGGCGCGGTGGTGGTCGGCGGCGGGCACGGCGACGTCGGCAGGCTCGCCCAGTTCCAGGAAGGCACCGCACCGGCGCTGGCCGTCCTGGCCGGTGCGATCATCGCCTACTACTCGTTCGTCGGGTTCGAGACATCGGCCAACGTCGCCGAGGAGATCCGGAATCCGAGCAAGGTGTATCCGGCCGCGCTGTTCGGTTCACTCATCACGGCCGGTGTGGTCTACGTGCTCGTCGGGATGGCGAGTGCCGCCGTGCTGACGCCGGGTGAACTCGCAGAATCCTCGGGTCCGCTGCTCGATGTCGTGTCCGCATCGGGTCTCGGCGTTCCCGACTGGGTGTTCAGCGCCATCGCTCTCATCGCCGTCGCCAACGGGGCGCTGTTGACGATGATCATGGCCAGCCGGCTGACCTTCGGCATGGCTGAACACCGTCTGCTGCCGCATGTTCTGTCCCGCGTGCTGTCCAAACGGCGCACGCCGTGGGTCGCGATCGTCGCGACGACCCTTGTCGCGATGGTGCTCACCTCGATCGGTGAGTTGTCGACGCTCGCCGAGACCGTCGTGCTGCTCCTGTTGTTCGTGTTCATGGCCACCAACATCGCGGTGCTGGTGTTGCGTCGAGACACCGTGGACCACGACCACTTCCGGGTCTGGACGGCCGTGCCCGTACTCGGCGTCGCATCCTGCGTTCTGTTGTTGACGCAGCAGACCGCCAAGGTGTGGATGTTCGCGGGCATCCTCATGGCCATCGGCGTGGTGCTGTATTTCGTGGCCCGCGCCGCGACCGACCGCACCGAGACCGACCACACCGCGACCGACCACACCGAGACCGAAACCGCCTGA
- a CDS encoding ECF transporter S component, translating into MTDVSRSDSGSFVPQDRPRTYRWRVVDIVVASVLAVAAGLVFVMWNIASNPIGAPLSAALPGLQALLGGGWLFAGVLTALVIRKPGAALYGELVAATVSALVGNQWGVLTLESGLVQGLGAELVFAMFLYRAWNLPVAMLSGAVAGLALAINDLVLWYPGSAATFSLIYTVSAVLSGAVVAGALSWYAVRGLAKTGALSRFASGRAGARTSPSR; encoded by the coding sequence ATGACCGACGTTTCCCGATCTGATTCCGGATCGTTCGTCCCGCAGGACCGTCCCCGCACCTACCGGTGGCGTGTCGTCGACATCGTGGTGGCCAGCGTGCTCGCGGTCGCCGCGGGCCTGGTGTTCGTGATGTGGAACATCGCGTCCAACCCGATCGGTGCGCCGCTGTCGGCCGCACTACCGGGCTTGCAGGCCCTGCTCGGCGGCGGGTGGCTGTTCGCCGGTGTGCTCACCGCGTTGGTCATCCGCAAGCCGGGCGCCGCGCTGTACGGCGAACTGGTCGCCGCGACGGTGTCGGCGCTCGTCGGCAACCAATGGGGTGTGCTCACGCTCGAATCGGGGCTGGTGCAGGGGCTGGGTGCCGAGCTGGTGTTCGCGATGTTCCTCTACCGGGCGTGGAACCTTCCGGTCGCGATGCTGTCCGGGGCCGTCGCCGGGCTCGCGCTGGCGATCAACGACCTCGTCCTGTGGTATCCGGGTTCCGCGGCCACGTTCTCGCTGATCTACACGGTCTCGGCCGTCCTGTCCGGCGCCGTCGTCGCCGGTGCGCTGTCGTGGTACGCGGTCCGCGGCCTGGCCAAGACCGGTGCCCTGTCCCGGTTCGCGTCCGGCCGGGCGGGGGCGCGCACCAGCCCATCCAGATGA
- a CDS encoding ABC transporter ATP-binding protein gives MSPDVSAPRAGAAVAAQGWSWRHAGRSRWALRDFDVSIASGERVLLLGASGSGKSTLLHGLAGVLGDSEDGEEAGRLLVDGAPPTQRRDRIGMVLQNPDSQVILSRVGDDVAFGMENFNVAPQAIWPRVRSALAAVGLTVPLMHDTGRLSGGQQQRLALAGVLAMNPGLILLDEPTANLDPAGVLEVRDAVAAAADRTGATMIVVEHRTAVWLPVVDRVIVLGTAGEIVADGPAADTLAQQRARLTDAGVWVPGVELPHMARAATPGPALLSAAEVSVGYRGGPVTERLTFDIDRAATTVVTGPNGAGKSALALTLGGLLAPRGGRFTADAEFAPAPHRREPVRWRSRELLTRIGSVFQNPEHQFLTGSVRDELALGPRALKRDPAAVTAVCDELLERLHLSELADVNPYTLSGGQKRRLSVATVLATQPQLIVLDEPTFGQDRTTWEELVRLLAEIADEGTAVVAVTHDLDFADLLADRHIEISAPEALAKAGR, from the coding sequence ATGAGCCCCGACGTGAGTGCACCGCGGGCCGGCGCAGCCGTCGCCGCACAGGGTTGGTCCTGGCGCCACGCCGGCCGGTCTCGGTGGGCACTGCGGGATTTCGACGTCTCGATCGCATCGGGAGAGCGGGTTCTGCTCCTCGGCGCCAGCGGATCGGGCAAATCGACGCTGCTGCACGGGCTGGCCGGAGTGCTCGGGGACAGCGAGGACGGCGAAGAAGCCGGACGGCTGCTGGTCGACGGTGCGCCGCCCACCCAACGGCGCGACCGGATCGGCATGGTTCTGCAGAACCCGGACTCGCAGGTCATCCTGTCGCGTGTCGGCGACGACGTGGCGTTCGGCATGGAGAACTTCAACGTCGCACCACAGGCCATCTGGCCGCGGGTGCGAAGCGCGCTCGCCGCGGTGGGGTTGACCGTTCCGCTGATGCACGACACCGGTCGGCTCTCCGGTGGGCAGCAGCAGCGATTGGCGCTCGCCGGCGTGCTCGCGATGAACCCAGGCCTGATCCTGCTCGACGAGCCGACCGCCAACCTCGATCCCGCGGGTGTGCTCGAGGTCCGAGACGCCGTGGCCGCGGCCGCCGACCGGACCGGTGCCACCATGATCGTCGTCGAGCACCGCACCGCGGTATGGCTGCCCGTCGTCGACCGCGTGATCGTGCTGGGCACGGCAGGTGAGATCGTCGCCGACGGCCCCGCCGCGGACACGCTGGCACAACAACGGGCTCGATTGACCGACGCCGGGGTGTGGGTGCCCGGTGTCGAACTGCCGCACATGGCGCGGGCGGCCACGCCCGGGCCTGCGTTGCTGTCCGCGGCCGAGGTGTCGGTCGGGTATCGCGGGGGACCGGTCACCGAGCGGCTGACGTTCGACATCGACCGCGCGGCGACCACCGTGGTCACCGGACCCAACGGCGCCGGAAAGTCCGCGCTGGCACTGACACTCGGCGGTCTGCTGGCGCCCCGTGGCGGCCGGTTCACCGCCGACGCCGAGTTCGCGCCCGCGCCGCACCGGCGCGAACCGGTGCGGTGGCGTTCCCGTGAACTGCTCACCCGCATCGGCAGCGTGTTCCAGAACCCCGAGCACCAGTTCCTCACCGGCAGTGTGCGCGACGAGTTGGCACTCGGTCCCCGTGCGCTCAAGCGGGATCCGGCAGCGGTCACCGCGGTGTGCGACGAACTGCTGGAGCGCCTGCATTTGTCGGAGTTGGCAGACGTGAACCCCTACACGCTGTCGGGCGGTCAGAAACGCCGCCTGTCGGTCGCCACGGTGCTGGCCACACAGCCTCAGCTGATAGTCCTCGACGAGCCCACGTTCGGGCAGGACCGCACCACGTGGGAGGAACTCGTCAGGCTGCTCGCCGAGATCGCCGACGAGGGCACCGCGGTGGTGGCGGTCACCCACGATCTCGATTTCGCCGACCTTCTGGCCGATCGGCACATCGAGATATCGGCGCCCGAGGCACTCGCGAAGGCGGGACGATGA
- a CDS encoding energy-coupling factor transporter transmembrane component T family protein, whose protein sequence is MSIAVDGAPIRRVGINPVAKLTAALILALGLVLSVDWVSAATALALEVLLLLALRVPIRTLVTRGVLVLLAATLTGITILLYGEASGSVHWHFLLITVSDGSIALALATFLRVLAIALPSVILFIDTDPTELADGLGQVVRLPARFVLGALAGLRLVGLLGQDWRHLGYARRARGVADQDRLRRFAAQGFALLVSAVRRGSTLATAMEARGFGAYPTRTWARPSRFGMREFALICSAFVIAAVAITVSVTTGHWNFIGHR, encoded by the coding sequence ATGAGCATCGCGGTCGACGGCGCGCCCATCCGGCGTGTGGGCATCAATCCGGTCGCGAAACTCACGGCCGCGCTCATTCTCGCGCTCGGCCTGGTGCTCAGCGTCGACTGGGTGTCGGCGGCGACCGCGCTCGCGCTCGAAGTTCTTCTCCTGCTTGCGCTTCGGGTACCGATCCGCACGCTCGTCACCCGCGGTGTGCTCGTGCTGCTGGCAGCCACGCTGACCGGGATCACGATCCTGCTGTACGGCGAGGCGAGCGGCAGCGTGCACTGGCATTTTCTGCTCATCACCGTCAGCGACGGTTCGATCGCGTTGGCACTGGCCACATTTCTGCGCGTACTGGCCATCGCGCTGCCGTCGGTGATTCTGTTCATCGACACCGATCCGACCGAACTCGCCGACGGCCTCGGGCAGGTGGTGCGGCTGCCGGCCCGCTTCGTGCTGGGCGCGCTGGCCGGACTGCGCCTGGTGGGTCTGCTCGGTCAGGACTGGCGTCACCTCGGCTATGCGCGCCGCGCGCGGGGCGTCGCCGACCAGGACCGGCTGCGCCGTTTCGCCGCACAGGGTTTTGCTCTGCTGGTCTCGGCGGTGCGTCGCGGGTCCACGCTGGCGACCGCCATGGAGGCCCGTGGGTTCGGTGCATACCCGACCCGGACGTGGGCCCGGCCGTCGCGATTCGGGATGCGCGAATTCGCGCTGATCTGCTCGGCTTTCGTGATCGCGGCCGTGGCGATCACGGTGTCGGTCACCACCGGTCACTGGAACTTCATTGGCCACCGCTGA